From a single Paenibacillus sp. FSL W8-0426 genomic region:
- a CDS encoding histidine kinase — MLELFASVNNRIYVLLTFKVLLFMSFVHQLWNLDRPIPFAVWPLVGALALNDFIRGRYGLLSYRKRSAFVYSMAASMFILAALNLLLPSIGISALIQLILIELIIFGDRLIPLLVGLDGMAYVLPDLVSFPLGDQLFNDVINFAGFLVVGLLFRTIIAEKTRTERLYSELQDANRKLQLYSSMVQELTITKERTRIAQEMHDSIGHSLVALGMNLEYAYQTVDQSPERTKEVLGKTLLISKEGMASLRKAVDTLNPTNKIDHLRVALNELFSNFDPTTGVGFELELDSSIEEQPSKIKDCLLKTVREALTNGIRHGGATRFHIRIVKSKEGIYMQIRNNGQVSHSLDKSYGLLGMEKRITALGGQMMIHLNPEFAIEVRLPVVSGKTELNSMDKGGICLD, encoded by the coding sequence ATGTTGGAGTTGTTTGCCTCCGTTAATAACCGGATTTATGTACTGCTTACGTTTAAAGTATTGTTGTTTATGTCTTTCGTCCATCAGTTATGGAACCTGGATCGACCCATTCCGTTTGCAGTTTGGCCGTTGGTCGGTGCGCTTGCTCTGAATGACTTCATTCGTGGGAGATACGGGTTGTTATCTTATCGTAAACGCAGTGCGTTCGTGTATTCCATGGCCGCCAGCATGTTCATTTTGGCTGCGCTAAACCTCCTGTTACCCTCGATAGGCATCTCTGCCCTGATTCAGCTTATATTGATCGAACTCATTATTTTTGGCGATCGTTTGATCCCCCTTCTCGTAGGTCTGGATGGTATGGCTTACGTTCTTCCAGATCTGGTTTCGTTCCCATTGGGAGACCAATTGTTCAATGATGTCATCAACTTTGCCGGCTTTTTGGTTGTGGGTTTGTTGTTCAGAACGATTATTGCGGAGAAGACCAGAACAGAACGTTTATATAGCGAACTTCAGGATGCGAATCGCAAGCTGCAGCTATATTCAAGCATGGTCCAGGAGCTAACCATCACGAAAGAACGGACAAGAATCGCCCAGGAAATGCATGACTCCATCGGCCATTCGCTGGTTGCCTTGGGCATGAATCTGGAGTATGCGTACCAAACGGTTGACCAATCCCCCGAGAGAACGAAAGAGGTGTTGGGCAAAACGCTGCTGATCTCCAAGGAAGGCATGGCCAGTTTAAGGAAAGCGGTGGATACGCTCAATCCCACAAACAAGATCGACCATTTGAGAGTCGCGCTAAACGAACTGTTTTCCAATTTTGATCCAACGACAGGGGTCGGATTCGAGCTTGAACTGGATTCATCCATAGAGGAACAACCTTCCAAGATTAAAGATTGCCTGCTTAAAACCGTTAGAGAGGCTCTGACCAATGGAATTCGGCATGGGGGAGCAACCCGTTTCCATATTCGGATCGTGAAAAGCAAAGAGGGGATCTACATGCAAATCCGTAATAACGGCCAGGTCAGCCATTCGCTGGACAAATCCTATGGGTTGCTTGGCATGGAAAAACGGATCACGGCCCTCGGGGGACAAATGATGATTCATCTTAATCCCGAATTTGCAATAGAAGTCCGGCTTCCTGTCGTGAGCGGGAAAACCGAATTGAATTCAATGGATAAAGGGGGCATCTGCCTTGATTAG
- a CDS encoding acyltransferase family protein: protein MRGKLNQPMKRYMPGMDGLRAISVLAVIAYHLDLKWAQGGLLGVGVFFVLSGYLITDQLLMEWKVNHVSLWNFWLRRFRRLLPAMLSMLLLVALWLLAADPARLLLLQGDFISSVFYVNNWYLIFHEVSYFESFGPASPIGHLWSLSIEEQFYVVWPIVLLIFLRFAPRRGKLLSCMLVLALVSAMAMALMYVPGTDPSRVYYGTDTRAFAILIGAALAVAWPSWKLGKEISPGARRSLDVTGACALFILIMCILRTNEYEDSLYQYGFLLLSLVTAVLISVLAHPASRLGRVLGCRSLTWLGKRSYSLYIWHYPVIILMQPDGASSEGLGLAPLMLRLGLILLLSVFSYTFIEEPIRKGYFHAKWRDIRRHQRFKPMVGISLTLIAFFIALSWITSGSKDQPEFAQAVSIPDTLQKDEQEIPNQQQPSINDNQPITDDMPQTSHDAAAGSSYSGKGITLIGDSITLDVDSYMKEMLPGIVVDGKVGRQMTHAQEVVDQLQAEGELGDQIIIELGSNGIFNQSKLRKLIDTLQDKQLYLVTTRVPRAWQDPVNDALKEVARDYSNVNIIDWYAASEEKSGLFTSDGIHLTSEGAQYYASLLVQHLKQNA from the coding sequence ATGCGTGGGAAATTGAATCAACCGATGAAGCGTTATATGCCTGGAATGGATGGTTTACGAGCCATTTCCGTACTGGCTGTCATCGCTTACCATTTGGACTTGAAGTGGGCCCAGGGAGGATTACTGGGAGTAGGCGTATTTTTCGTCCTGTCCGGTTACCTGATTACGGATCAGCTTCTAATGGAGTGGAAAGTGAATCATGTATCGCTTTGGAACTTTTGGCTGCGAAGGTTTCGCAGATTGCTGCCTGCGATGTTAAGTATGCTCTTGCTGGTTGCATTGTGGTTGTTGGCTGCAGATCCCGCGAGACTTCTGTTACTGCAAGGAGACTTTATCTCTTCTGTTTTCTATGTGAATAACTGGTATCTCATCTTTCACGAAGTTTCGTATTTTGAAAGCTTCGGCCCAGCTTCGCCCATTGGACATCTCTGGTCTCTTTCCATTGAGGAACAGTTTTACGTCGTTTGGCCGATCGTACTGCTCATCTTTCTAAGGTTTGCGCCTCGGCGCGGAAAGTTGCTTTCATGCATGTTGGTGCTGGCTCTTGTATCTGCGATGGCCATGGCTCTAATGTATGTGCCGGGAACAGACCCAAGCAGAGTGTATTACGGAACAGACACCAGAGCGTTTGCCATACTGATCGGTGCGGCCTTAGCGGTTGCATGGCCAAGCTGGAAGTTGGGGAAGGAGATTTCACCCGGGGCACGGAGATCGCTTGATGTCACTGGTGCATGTGCACTGTTCATCCTGATCATGTGTATTCTTCGCACGAATGAGTATGAAGATTCGCTATATCAGTATGGATTTCTCCTTCTCTCTCTGGTTACGGCAGTATTGATCTCTGTCTTGGCGCATCCGGCTAGTCGTCTAGGCCGCGTTTTGGGATGCCGGTCACTGACCTGGCTTGGCAAGCGTTCTTACAGCCTCTACATATGGCATTATCCCGTGATTATTTTGATGCAACCCGACGGGGCGAGTAGTGAAGGGCTTGGATTGGCGCCATTGATGCTGCGTCTCGGCCTGATCCTATTGCTGTCCGTATTTTCGTACACGTTCATCGAAGAACCGATTCGCAAGGGATATTTTCACGCGAAATGGCGTGATATCCGGCGTCATCAACGTTTTAAACCCATGGTCGGCATAAGTCTGACGTTGATTGCGTTCTTTATCGCCCTATCCTGGATAACCAGCGGTTCGAAGGATCAGCCTGAATTCGCCCAAGCCGTGAGCATTCCCGATACACTGCAAAAGGATGAACAGGAGATCCCTAACCAGCAACAGCCATCGATCAATGACAATCAGCCGATCACTGATGACATGCCCCAAACAAGTCATGATGCTGCTGCCGGCTCGTCTTATTCAGGAAAAGGCATCACACTAATCGGGGATTCGATCACACTGGATGTGGATTCCTACATGAAAGAGATGCTTCCGGGCATTGTGGTGGACGGAAAGGTCGGCAGGCAGATGACGCATGCTCAAGAGGTTGTGGATCAGCTGCAAGCAGAAGGAGAACTGGGGGACCAGATCATTATTGAACTGGGGAGCAACGGGATTTTTAATCAAAGCAAACTAAGAAAGCTAATAGATACGCTGCAAGACAAGCAGCTTTATCTGGTAACTACTCGGGTGCCCAGAGCTTGGCAGGATCCTGTGAATGATGCTTTGAAAGAAGTTGCACGTGATTATTCCAATGTAAACATTATCGATTGGTATGCAGCCAGTGAGGAAAAAAGTGGACTGTTTACTTCTGATGGGATTCATCTCACTTCCGAAGGAGCTCAATATTACGCTTCTTTACTCGTCCAACATCTTAAGCAAAACGCGTAG
- a CDS encoding HAMP domain-containing sensor histidine kinase produces MRKISIKFLLGFLLIFSFSFLVLSQTVKEIIHTSNQNLITTELVGLKNNSNVYVRQTFLINHFSSNELYFGEMAEELGINLNHATGNSVGVYTLDGEMLFASDKSLFSQPQRTDLQEAIDGKTAYNINYDDDKTTVLFSYPVVIDGSKVGILRFYKDFSQLYQQSSRILDTTLYITLAIFAVTFLFSFILSRHITLPLGKLARASSEVKNGNLDVRIRFKRKDEIGRLAENFNDMIDQIGLQMNIIRKDRDQLKDLHEQEKRFFDNVTHELKTPLTSILGYAELIKANGERDRTFFEKGMNHIIEESKRLHKMVLKLLEVSRRHATNHELDRIEVGAVLGDVCESMSIRAQRYKKSISVDMETELYMLAQEERIRQLFINLLDNAIKYSLDFSEITVKGLRTDGKVRFIIDNPSDPIDAEQLSKLFEPFYFAHSKDPEEGSVGLGLSIVKSIVDELEGTISVVSQDYHTAVTVEFNHVSVEEGNNHG; encoded by the coding sequence ATGCGTAAAATCAGCATCAAATTTCTTCTCGGATTCCTGTTGATTTTCTCCTTTTCATTTCTAGTATTGAGCCAAACGGTGAAGGAGATCATTCATACAAGCAACCAAAATCTGATCACAACCGAACTCGTTGGACTCAAAAATAATAGCAATGTTTATGTTCGTCAAACCTTTCTGATCAACCATTTTTCGAGTAACGAGCTATATTTTGGGGAAATGGCTGAGGAACTCGGCATTAATTTGAATCATGCCACTGGAAATAGTGTCGGCGTATATACCCTTGACGGAGAGATGTTATTTGCCTCGGACAAGTCTTTATTTTCACAGCCGCAGAGAACGGATCTGCAAGAAGCGATCGATGGAAAAACTGCGTATAACATCAATTATGACGATGACAAAACAACGGTTCTGTTCTCTTACCCCGTCGTGATCGATGGATCAAAAGTAGGGATTCTACGTTTCTACAAGGACTTTAGCCAGCTGTATCAGCAAAGCAGTCGAATTCTGGATACTACGCTCTATATCACACTTGCTATTTTTGCAGTTACTTTTTTATTTTCTTTCATTCTGTCAAGACACATTACTCTTCCACTTGGGAAACTGGCCCGTGCCTCGTCCGAAGTGAAGAATGGCAATCTGGACGTTCGCATCCGGTTCAAACGAAAGGATGAGATCGGACGGCTTGCCGAAAATTTTAATGACATGATTGATCAGATCGGCCTGCAAATGAACATTATCCGAAAAGATCGGGATCAACTCAAGGATCTTCATGAGCAGGAAAAGCGTTTCTTTGATAATGTTACCCATGAACTCAAAACACCTTTAACTTCCATATTGGGCTATGCAGAATTGATCAAGGCGAATGGAGAGAGGGATCGCACCTTTTTTGAAAAAGGCATGAACCACATCATCGAAGAGAGCAAACGTCTTCATAAGATGGTGCTCAAGCTGCTTGAAGTCTCGCGTCGTCATGCAACCAACCATGAACTCGACCGCATTGAAGTCGGAGCCGTTCTAGGAGATGTATGCGAATCCATGTCCATACGTGCACAACGCTACAAAAAAAGCATATCTGTAGACATGGAGACCGAATTATACATGCTCGCCCAGGAGGAACGAATTCGGCAACTCTTTATTAACCTGCTGGATAATGCTATTAAATACAGTTTGGACTTCTCCGAGATAACGGTAAAAGGGCTTCGTACGGACGGGAAAGTCCGTTTTATCATTGACAATCCAAGTGATCCCATTGATGCGGAGCAGCTTTCCAAGCTGTTCGAACCTTTCTACTTCGCTCATTCCAAAGATCCAGAAGAGGGCAGCGTGGGGCTCGGATTAAGTATCGTCAAATCCATTGTCGATGAACTGGAGGGTACCATTTCTGTCGTCAGTCAAGATTACCATACTGCAGTTACGGTAGAGTTTAACCATGTATCCGTAGAGGAGGGGAACAATCATGGCTAA
- a CDS encoding alpha/beta hydrolase, whose product MGTNIQSRPKRKFRVLKFALLFFCSVLVVIGAGFLYEWYASSQAKDDFPPPGKLVEAGGYKLHIHKQGNGSPTIIMEAGSGETSLSWRDIPSELARHATVVTYDRAGYAWSEAAPTERTGANIVQELHLALQNEGIDGPYVMVGHSLGGMYARLFTQMYSNEVQGLVLIDARPEDDERNTKALLQQDHFKGNPPAALLSLLKLSGSFRLFPDFMLEGLVAEQDRDAFINVIATPSFFRAKEEEGNLAYTTEDAIRGQKLGSIPVRVIARGLPQNYAQAGISTEVGHQLEAIWQAGQRNMMNLSSDSKLIIAEQSGHMVIHDEPELVVKTILDLVSNID is encoded by the coding sequence ATGGGCACAAATATTCAAAGCAGACCAAAGCGCAAGTTTCGAGTATTAAAATTCGCACTCCTATTTTTCTGTTCGGTTCTGGTGGTTATCGGGGCAGGGTTTCTCTATGAATGGTATGCCTCTTCTCAAGCCAAAGATGATTTTCCTCCTCCAGGAAAGCTGGTTGAAGCAGGAGGCTACAAACTTCATATTCATAAACAAGGAAACGGATCACCTACCATAATTATGGAAGCCGGCAGCGGTGAAACCAGTTTATCATGGAGAGACATTCCCTCGGAGCTTGCTAGACATGCAACTGTGGTGACCTACGATCGTGCAGGTTACGCCTGGAGCGAGGCCGCGCCCACAGAGCGTACAGGAGCCAACATTGTCCAAGAGTTACATCTGGCGCTTCAGAATGAAGGCATTGATGGACCCTATGTCATGGTAGGTCACTCCTTGGGGGGCATGTATGCCAGACTATTTACGCAGATGTACTCCAACGAAGTACAGGGCCTTGTCTTAATTGATGCCCGCCCTGAGGATGATGAACGGAATACGAAAGCTTTACTCCAACAGGATCATTTCAAAGGCAACCCACCTGCCGCATTACTATCCTTGTTGAAGTTATCTGGAAGCTTTCGTCTATTTCCGGACTTCATGCTGGAAGGATTGGTTGCAGAGCAAGATCGGGATGCATTTATTAACGTGATTGCAACGCCTTCCTTTTTCCGTGCCAAAGAAGAAGAAGGCAACCTCGCATATACGACAGAAGATGCCATTCGCGGGCAGAAACTCGGGTCCATTCCTGTTCGGGTCATTGCGCGCGGTCTCCCTCAGAACTATGCCCAGGCGGGAATTTCAACTGAAGTTGGGCACCAGCTTGAAGCGATCTGGCAAGCAGGTCAGCGTAACATGATGAATCTGTCCAGTGACAGCAAGTTGATCATTGCCGAACAGAGTGGTCATATGGTGATTCATGATGAACCGGAGTTGGTTGTGAAGACCATTCTTGACTTGGTTTCGAATATAGACTGA
- a CDS encoding TetR/AcrR family transcriptional regulator, whose product MPKIVDHEKQRKMVAAAAIRVIRDHGLEHATVRNIAKEAGLSVGSMRHYFATQAELFAFCMNLFADRVQQRVEALQMNESVLQNMKNLLLQFLPLDEDRKIEMEVWFSFTAKVLVYPELKKLSDQMHQGMYMSAQYVIQELQTQGLTDPDMDAGVETEKLYALIDGLAIHMLMQPERLTAERVEQVIEQHLNMLCQG is encoded by the coding sequence ATGCCAAAAATCGTAGATCATGAAAAACAACGAAAAATGGTTGCCGCTGCTGCCATCCGCGTCATCCGGGACCACGGACTGGAGCATGCCACCGTTCGGAATATCGCGAAGGAAGCGGGTCTATCCGTAGGTTCAATGAGGCATTATTTTGCCACACAGGCTGAGCTGTTTGCCTTTTGCATGAATCTTTTTGCTGACCGGGTGCAGCAGAGAGTGGAGGCATTGCAGATGAATGAATCTGTACTGCAGAACATGAAAAATCTGCTCTTGCAATTTCTGCCGTTGGACGAGGACAGGAAAATAGAAATGGAGGTCTGGTTTTCTTTTACAGCCAAAGTGCTTGTTTACCCCGAATTAAAAAAATTAAGTGATCAGATGCATCAGGGGATGTATATGTCAGCCCAATATGTGATCCAGGAGCTGCAAACGCAGGGCTTGACCGATCCGGATATGGATGCCGGTGTCGAGACAGAGAAGCTGTATGCACTGATCGATGGACTCGCCATTCATATGTTAATGCAGCCTGAAAGGCTTACAGCTGAGCGAGTGGAGCAAGTCATTGAACAGCATTTGAACATGCTCTGTCAGGGGTAA
- a CDS encoding response regulator transcription factor, which yields MRVMIVDDQEIVREGLKMILSLHEEIEVVGEAVNGQELLNLLNKLQVDVVLMDIRMPVMDGITAAKRVKDQYPDIRIIILTTFNEQDYIIRGLSYGVDGYILKDSGSAEIMNAIKAANSGSILLTSRVTEQMVKGLTGSYAPHEGFSSDTHHEKLDLLTPRELEVARQILSGKSNKSIALALYVTEGTVKNYVSRILEKLECRNRTELGLLLSRWESF from the coding sequence ATTAGAGTTATGATTGTGGATGATCAGGAAATCGTGAGGGAAGGACTCAAAATGATTCTAAGCCTGCATGAGGAAATTGAAGTCGTCGGAGAGGCAGTGAACGGACAAGAATTGCTTAACCTTTTGAACAAGCTGCAAGTAGACGTCGTGTTAATGGATATCCGAATGCCCGTGATGGACGGAATTACAGCAGCAAAGCGGGTCAAGGATCAATACCCCGATATTCGAATCATTATTCTTACCACGTTCAACGAACAGGATTATATAATCAGGGGATTAAGCTACGGGGTCGACGGGTATATCCTGAAGGATTCGGGTTCTGCGGAAATTATGAATGCCATTAAAGCGGCCAACTCCGGCAGCATCCTGCTTACTTCTCGGGTAACAGAGCAGATGGTGAAAGGCTTGACGGGTTCCTATGCTCCCCATGAAGGGTTTTCATCGGATACTCATCATGAAAAACTGGACTTGCTGACTCCAAGGGAATTGGAGGTGGCCAGGCAAATTTTATCAGGGAAAAGCAACAAAAGCATTGCGCTTGCTCTATACGTCACAGAGGGCACAGTGAAAAATTATGTGTCCCGCATTCTTGAGAAACTAGAATGCCGAAACCGAACGGAGCTTGGACTACTACTAAGTCGGTGGGAGTCTTTTTAG
- a CDS encoding L,D-transpeptidase family protein — MLAMLGVFHLTPPVLPIIHEQSDLEIAIYPERHKLLVRKQGQVIKTYPVAVGNPSTPTPVGDYRVEYKGTNWGPSFGPRWIGLNVPWGNFGIHGTNKPYSIGQHLSHGCIRMLNRDVIELYELIPIGTKVTIYGHVLGEINQNPRDLAEGDVGGDVQLIQSRLKSAGYYNGECDGKFRFNTTESLKKYQKDHHLIPNGVVSQKVYEELGLVE; from the coding sequence ATGTTGGCAATGCTTGGAGTGTTTCATTTAACTCCGCCCGTCTTGCCCATTATACATGAGCAAAGCGATCTTGAGATTGCGATCTATCCTGAACGTCACAAGTTGCTTGTACGAAAGCAGGGGCAAGTCATTAAGACCTACCCTGTAGCCGTTGGCAATCCGTCAACACCGACTCCAGTTGGAGATTATAGAGTCGAATATAAAGGAACCAACTGGGGGCCCTCGTTTGGCCCGCGTTGGATCGGATTGAATGTTCCGTGGGGCAATTTTGGAATACACGGTACGAATAAACCCTATTCCATCGGTCAACACCTTAGCCATGGCTGTATCCGGATGCTTAACCGGGATGTCATCGAACTGTACGAATTAATCCCGATTGGAACCAAAGTAACGATATATGGTCATGTGCTTGGAGAAATCAATCAAAATCCGAGGGATTTAGCCGAGGGGGATGTTGGTGGAGACGTGCAGCTTATTCAATCCCGGTTAAAAAGCGCAGGATATTACAATGGGGAATGTGACGGGAAGTTCCGCTTCAATACAACCGAATCACTTAAGAAATATCAGAAGGATCATCACCTTATTCCGAATGGTGTTGTTTCTCAGAAGGTATATGAAGAGTTAGGTTTGGTTGAATAG
- a CDS encoding ABC transporter ATP-binding protein has protein sequence MLELIQVTKAYGNRKVVQNLSLHVHHGEIMGLLGPNGAGKSTTVSMISTISEPDRGDIRVNQQTVKGRLAEVKKIMGVVPQDLALYEALSAQDNLEFFGSLHGMRGQTLRDRAQEVLELMGLHDKRYQSVGEFSGGMKRRINIGIALMHRPQLLILDEPTVGIDPQSRNHILEMVKQLSRDQGTTIIYTSHYMEEVEYLCDRVAIMDHGRLIACGTKQELKQQSEALDILTITYQPNGFEDWEAVSRIGGIQKMELESSRLILSINTAIGSVIDILDALRTLGVQMSSFQYEEVILEHVFLQMTGKSLRD, from the coding sequence TTGTTAGAACTAATTCAAGTAACTAAAGCATACGGCAACCGAAAAGTCGTTCAAAATTTAAGCCTACATGTCCACCATGGCGAAATTATGGGACTTCTTGGCCCCAATGGCGCGGGAAAATCCACAACCGTTTCGATGATTTCGACGATTTCGGAACCGGATCGCGGTGACATAAGAGTAAATCAACAAACCGTCAAAGGACGTTTAGCCGAGGTCAAAAAGATCATGGGCGTTGTCCCTCAGGACCTCGCCTTGTACGAAGCGTTGAGCGCCCAGGACAATCTGGAGTTTTTTGGCTCCCTGCATGGAATGAGGGGACAGACACTCAGAGACCGCGCCCAAGAAGTTCTTGAGCTCATGGGACTGCATGATAAAAGATATCAAAGCGTCGGAGAATTTTCCGGAGGGATGAAGCGCCGGATCAATATAGGCATTGCGCTGATGCACAGACCCCAATTGCTGATTTTGGACGAACCGACCGTCGGCATTGATCCACAGTCCCGAAACCATATCTTGGAGATGGTCAAACAATTAAGCCGGGATCAGGGAACAACGATTATATATACCAGTCATTACATGGAAGAAGTTGAATATCTGTGCGACCGTGTAGCTATCATGGATCACGGCAGGCTTATCGCCTGTGGAACGAAGCAGGAACTTAAACAACAGTCAGAGGCTCTGGATATCCTGACAATCACCTATCAGCCGAACGGGTTTGAAGATTGGGAGGCAGTCAGCCGGATCGGGGGAATTCAAAAGATGGAACTGGAAAGCAGCCGATTGATTCTTTCCATTAATACGGCGATCGGAAGTGTTATAGACATTTTGGATGCATTGAGAACATTGGGCGTACAGATGTCCTCTTTTCAATATGAGGAAGTTATCCTGGAGCATGTGTTTTTGCAGATGACGGGAAAATCTTTAAGGGATTAA
- a CDS encoding tautomerase enzyme, producing the protein MTIINVNYPVGRMTVQQRSQLAEALTDAVLVPEVGQYCPPAREGFQVHFTERPKDYMAIGGKLLSEQPDRDVITVNILVMDGDWPNEVRSIVISNIYKCLTSILEVEEPSPNWWVSFQVIEDGSWGSRGGVLSILDLVESGVFTDEKIQAIRKNMLPE; encoded by the coding sequence ATGACAATTATCAATGTGAATTACCCTGTTGGTCGAATGACCGTTCAGCAGCGCAGTCAGTTGGCTGAAGCTTTAACGGATGCAGTATTAGTTCCGGAAGTAGGACAATATTGCCCGCCTGCAAGAGAAGGATTTCAAGTCCATTTTACGGAGCGTCCTAAAGATTACATGGCAATCGGAGGAAAGTTATTATCTGAGCAGCCTGACCGAGACGTGATTACGGTCAACATTCTCGTCATGGATGGAGACTGGCCAAACGAGGTCCGCAGCATCGTGATTTCAAATATATACAAATGCCTGACCAGCATCCTTGAAGTTGAGGAACCTTCACCGAATTGGTGGGTAAGTTTTCAAGTCATAGAAGATGGAAGCTGGGGATCTCGCGGCGGTGTGCTTTCCATACTTGACTTGGTGGAATCCGGAGTCTTTACAGATGAAAAGATACAAGCCATTCGGAAGAACATGTTACCTGAATAA
- a CDS encoding response regulator transcription factor: MKNAKILIIEDDAPIADLLSYGLSLEGYQTLIASNGAAGISGIQSFQPDLLLLDWMLPDQSGLDICKKVTAEYNIPIFMITAKSDITDKVLGLEFGADDYITKPFDLREVIARIRTILRRLEQSNHRQQNDSQPDIIRIDHIEIRSEERLVNKNGQPVELTPKEYDLLMTLVRNPGRTFSRSELLDVVWGYHFAGDTRTVDTHIQRLRKKLDATDHIATVFGIGYKFKSR; the protein is encoded by the coding sequence ATGAAGAATGCGAAAATCCTAATCATTGAAGATGATGCCCCCATTGCGGACCTGCTCTCGTACGGACTCTCATTGGAGGGCTACCAGACACTTATCGCATCAAATGGAGCCGCTGGAATAAGCGGAATTCAGTCCTTTCAGCCTGATCTGCTGCTCCTGGACTGGATGCTTCCAGACCAGAGCGGGCTGGATATATGCAAAAAGGTTACCGCCGAGTATAACATCCCCATCTTCATGATAACGGCCAAATCCGATATAACGGATAAAGTGCTCGGACTAGAGTTCGGCGCAGATGATTATATCACCAAGCCATTTGACCTCCGCGAAGTCATTGCCCGGATTAGAACTATACTTCGCCGTTTGGAGCAATCCAATCACAGGCAACAGAACGATTCGCAACCGGATATCATCCGTATTGATCATATTGAGATTCGGTCCGAAGAACGGCTTGTAAACAAAAACGGTCAACCGGTTGAATTAACGCCAAAGGAATATGATTTGCTTATGACGCTGGTGAGGAATCCAGGGAGAACATTTAGCAGATCTGAATTGCTTGATGTTGTCTGGGGCTATCATTTTGCAGGTGATACTCGGACGGTAGATACGCATATCCAGCGACTTCGCAAAAAGCTGGATGCAACAGATCATATTGCAACGGTATTCGGAATCGGATACAAGTTCAAAAGCAGGTGA
- a CDS encoding WD40 repeat domain-containing protein has translation MAKKYGGFGLSVIVLLVLLLTGCGARFPNETIIISGNEANEQTHQDLSPVQVKKIYRLPEEKVDKGYWLGWSTIDTLLGSFKSTGFPERFMLKQLTLPFEQSKDIMQNDVDHSLMSLSPDGRHVADVRINKTTITTVFISASDGKEKEVDTFNPKGQSYLQNMSWSDNSQMIGYLVLDAAESEKNSLRVYDTKTKASKSYTLNEFNSDDTLLDVQVSNDGRSALIKLLDTRQSGRPTIALGKLIDGHFETKYKRQIADKPMIWIGDDQFAFLGRDDTLYEYDQRNGELSVILERVSTFEFSPDKKFIAYTLQDEDAVYVGKMQGRNVLYNEPVYRGILPLNMKWSLDNTSLFIQGPKTFVNPKSIPNDDSTEEPAFIIEFE, from the coding sequence ATGGCTAAGAAATATGGTGGGTTTGGTTTAAGCGTGATTGTTCTGCTTGTCCTTCTGTTAACAGGTTGTGGCGCCCGCTTTCCAAACGAAACCATCATCATATCAGGGAACGAGGCAAACGAACAAACACATCAAGACTTAAGTCCCGTTCAGGTCAAAAAAATTTACCGCCTTCCGGAAGAAAAAGTGGATAAAGGGTACTGGTTGGGCTGGTCAACAATCGACACGCTATTGGGTTCATTCAAAAGTACAGGTTTCCCTGAGCGTTTCATGTTGAAACAATTGACTCTCCCTTTTGAACAAAGTAAAGACATTATGCAGAACGATGTGGACCACTCTCTAATGTCACTGTCGCCGGACGGTAGGCATGTCGCCGATGTACGTATAAACAAAACGACAATCACGACTGTTTTCATTTCTGCCAGTGACGGAAAAGAAAAAGAGGTCGACACATTTAACCCCAAAGGTCAGAGTTACCTGCAAAATATGTCCTGGTCTGACAACAGCCAAATGATAGGTTATCTGGTTCTGGACGCTGCTGAAAGCGAAAAGAACAGTCTGCGGGTGTATGATACGAAGACCAAGGCATCCAAATCCTACACATTAAACGAGTTCAATTCGGATGATACACTTCTTGATGTCCAGGTATCCAATGATGGCCGCAGTGCCTTGATTAAGCTGCTTGATACCCGTCAATCGGGCAGGCCCACCATCGCGCTTGGCAAATTGATCGATGGGCATTTTGAGACAAAGTACAAGCGTCAAATTGCTGATAAACCAATGATCTGGATTGGCGACGATCAGTTTGCTTTTTTGGGTAGAGATGATACGTTGTACGAATACGATCAGCGGAACGGTGAGCTTTCCGTTATTCTGGAGAGAGTATCTACATTTGAATTTTCACCGGACAAAAAATTTATTGCATATACGTTGCAAGATGAAGATGCTGTTTATGTGGGGAAAATGCAAGGCAGAAATGTGCTTTATAACGAGCCCGTTTACCGTGGTATATTGCCGTTGAATATGAAATGGAGTCTGGACAATACAAGTTTGTTCATACAAGGGCCTAAAACCTTTGTGAATCCGAAAAGCATACCCAATGATGATTCCACAGAGGAGCCGGCATTTATCATCGAATTTGAATAG